Proteins found in one Sorghum bicolor cultivar BTx623 chromosome 1, Sorghum_bicolor_NCBIv3, whole genome shotgun sequence genomic segment:
- the LOC8057389 gene encoding 50S ribosomal protein L17, chloroplastic, with protein sequence MAAFPSASPSPAISASTWRMASLRAALPALRPSPGGRLRSSFAPAAAATAASVGCLGSFSGLAPVSNLLSFGAENSNFEHRLFGIDARGRIVAMRHGRRVPKLNRPPDQRKALLRGLTTQLLKHGRIKTTKPRAKAMRKYVEKMITLAKDGSLHKRRQALAFIYEKHIVHALFAEVADRYGDREGGYTRIIPTFPRRGDNAPMAYIELV encoded by the exons ATGGCGGCCTTCCCCTCCGCCTCCCCGTCGCCGGCGATCTCCGCCTCGACCTGGCGCATGGCGTCCCTCCGCGCTGCCCTTCCCGCGCTCCGCCCCTCCCCCGGAGGCAGGCTCCGGTCGTCGTTcgcgcccgcggcggcggccacggCAGCCTCGGTCGGCTGCCTCGGCTCCTTCTCCGGCCTCGCGCCCGTATCGAATCTCCTCTCCTTCGGTGCTG AGAACTCAAACTTTGAGCATCGGTTGTTTGGTATTGATGCTCGTGGAAGGATAGTTGCGATGCGACATGGGAGACGTGTTCCTAAACTTAACAGGCCTCCGGATCAGAGGAAAGCATTGCTGCGCGGGCTTACCACACAGCTGCTCAAGCATGGAAGGATAAAGACTACGAAGCCAAGGGCAAAGGCAATGAGGAAGTATGTTGAGAAGATGATCACGTTGGCAAAGGATGGATCTCTTCACAAGAGGAGACAGGCTCTGGCATTTATCTATGAGAAGCATATCGTCCATGCATTGTTTGCTGAGGTTGCAGACAGGTACGGGGACAGAGAAGGTGGTTACACAAGGATCATCCCGACATTTCCGAGGCGGGGAGATAATGCACCTATGGCGTACATTGAGCTTGTCTAG